Proteins from one Nitratidesulfovibrio sp. genomic window:
- a CDS encoding DEAD/DEAH box helicase, which yields MTHDPRLEGDAHSAADTDETPSSAPAASDVPAPAVADVPASSDASGNTAAEIPGTPDTPGTPAPVAASDAPAEGTPAEISVPEPADSADPAALAALADDEDPALRLAAEITRIDEPEDALPPVALSDLPPMMQEAAARAGWTNLMPVQTRALPYIFAKRDLMVQSRTGSGKTGAFLLPLLERLSPDEPAVQALILVPTRELALQVEYEARMLFEGTGLNVAAVYGGVGYGKQMDALREGAHLVVGTPGRVLDHLLRRTMNLDRIRALVFDEADRMLSIGFYPDMKEIQRYMPKRRISAYLFSATYPPHVLNLAGEFLSEPRMLSLSHQQVHVAQTQHLYCETKPMDKDRALVRIIESENPTAAIIFCNTKANVHYVTAVLQGFGYNADELSADLTQAKREQVLGNLRKGGVRFLVATDVAARGIDIPDLSHVILYEPPEDRESYIHRAGRTGRAGSAGTVISLVDIIQKLELQRIAKHYKIDIQHRPTPDDESVARIAGDRLTALLEARLRARTGLERERQLRYAPLARALAGDDEQLALLAMLLDQYYQESLHAAPPMPATAPAPRQDRRRDERRDERRDERRDERRDERRDERRDERRDERRDARSEERAGRDGRDGRDGHRRDRDRRDERRDERRDERTPAMPGNAVAGTPVAEADAPPRAENPEQRAEPREDGQPPREGRRRSRRGRGRKRRRDAEARSAQEDGQATDAPLDMIDTPYDAQYDATDDATDDGMNDGMDGADGAWDDGMTAAPEAPNAPATPKPRRETRPAKAAAPAKPQEPAASEAKAAPADKPAKARATRPARGKAAKAAAEVTDAGAPDAASVDASVDAVSDGTDEAKPARGARRGRGKAEAATPEKGKAAPAGKARAKAPEKDDDDDDDMPLLLEDYLSEDDDRLDDARGSSLTVGSVFGQRLPTGAKAQPAQPSQSSRIGGKAAAKPKAAPKAASAPIQPVLKEALEADDEFDDAFDDQPGGHDPNDAATGNAATPAKRRRRRRRKKPAGAATEGTGDTNGADAGAARHAEADAE from the coding sequence ATGACCCACGATCCACGCCTTGAGGGCGACGCGCACTCGGCTGCCGACACCGACGAAACCCCTTCGTCCGCGCCTGCCGCTTCCGACGTGCCCGCCCCCGCCGTCGCCGACGTCCCCGCTTCCTCCGACGCCTCTGGCAACACCGCCGCCGAAATCCCCGGCACGCCCGACACACCCGGCACCCCGGCCCCCGTGGCCGCTTCCGACGCCCCTGCCGAAGGCACCCCCGCCGAAATTTCCGTTCCCGAGCCCGCAGATTCCGCAGACCCCGCCGCACTCGCCGCCCTTGCGGATGACGAAGACCCGGCCCTGCGCCTTGCCGCCGAGATCACCCGCATCGACGAGCCCGAAGACGCGCTGCCCCCGGTGGCCCTTTCCGATCTGCCTCCCATGATGCAGGAGGCCGCCGCCCGCGCCGGGTGGACCAACCTGATGCCGGTGCAGACCCGCGCCCTGCCGTACATCTTCGCCAAGCGCGACCTGATGGTGCAGTCGCGCACGGGCAGCGGCAAGACCGGCGCCTTCCTGCTGCCGCTTCTCGAACGCCTGTCCCCCGACGAACCCGCCGTGCAGGCCCTGATCCTGGTGCCCACGCGTGAACTGGCCTTGCAGGTGGAATACGAGGCCCGCATGCTCTTCGAGGGCACCGGCCTGAACGTGGCCGCCGTGTACGGCGGCGTGGGCTACGGCAAGCAGATGGACGCCCTGCGTGAAGGCGCCCACCTGGTGGTGGGCACCCCCGGCCGCGTGCTGGACCACCTGCTGCGCCGCACCATGAACCTGGACCGCATCCGCGCGCTGGTGTTCGACGAAGCAGACCGCATGCTGTCCATCGGCTTCTACCCGGACATGAAGGAAATCCAGCGCTACATGCCCAAGCGCCGCATTTCCGCGTACCTGTTCTCGGCCACCTACCCGCCCCACGTGCTGAACCTGGCGGGCGAATTCCTGAGCGAACCGCGCATGCTCAGCCTGAGCCACCAGCAGGTGCACGTGGCCCAGACGCAGCACCTGTATTGCGAAACCAAGCCCATGGACAAAGACCGGGCACTGGTGCGCATCATCGAGTCGGAAAACCCCACGGCAGCCATCATCTTCTGCAACACCAAGGCCAACGTGCACTACGTGACGGCGGTGTTGCAGGGCTTCGGCTACAATGCCGACGAGCTTTCGGCCGACCTGACCCAGGCCAAGCGCGAGCAGGTGCTGGGCAACCTGCGCAAGGGCGGGGTGCGCTTTCTGGTGGCCACCGACGTGGCCGCGCGCGGCATCGACATTCCCGACCTTTCGCACGTCATCCTGTACGAACCGCCGGAAGACCGCGAATCGTACATCCACCGCGCCGGGCGCACTGGCCGCGCGGGCTCTGCGGGCACGGTCATCTCGCTTGTGGACATCATCCAGAAGCTCGAGTTGCAGCGCATCGCCAAGCACTACAAGATCGACATCCAGCACCGGCCCACCCCCGACGACGAGTCGGTGGCGCGCATTGCCGGCGACCGGCTGACCGCCCTGCTGGAGGCGCGCCTGCGCGCCCGCACCGGGCTGGAGCGCGAGCGGCAGTTGCGCTATGCGCCGCTGGCCCGCGCCCTGGCCGGGGACGACGAGCAGCTTGCGCTGCTGGCCATGCTGCTGGACCAGTACTATCAGGAAAGCCTGCATGCGGCCCCGCCCATGCCCGCCACGGCTCCGGCGCCTCGGCAGGACCGCCGCCGCGACGAACGCCGCGACGAGCGGCGGGACGAACGCCGTGACGAACGCCGTGACGAACGCCGAGATGAGCGTCGTGATGAGCGGCGGGATGAACGCCGGGACGCCCGGAGCGAAGAACGTGCCGGACGCGACGGACGTGACGGACGCGACGGGCACCGCCGCGACCGTGACCGCCGTGACGAACGGCGTGACGAGCGGCGTGACGAACGCACCCCCGCCATGCCCGGAAACGCCGTGGCCGGAACCCCCGTGGCCGAAGCGGACGCCCCCCCCCGCGCCGAGAATCCGGAACAACGCGCGGAACCGCGCGAAGACGGACAGCCCCCCCGTGAAGGCCGACGCAGATCACGCCGTGGCCGTGGACGCAAGCGCCGCCGCGACGCCGAGGCCCGCTCCGCCCAGGAAGACGGACAGGCCACCGACGCGCCCCTGGACATGATCGACACCCCGTACGACGCACAGTACGATGCCACGGACGATGCCACGGACGACGGCATGAACGACGGCATGGATGGTGCCGACGGCGCGTGGGACGACGGCATGACTGCCGCGCCCGAAGCGCCCAATGCGCCCGCCACGCCCAAGCCGCGCAGGGAAACCCGCCCCGCCAAGGCCGCTGCGCCCGCCAAACCTCAGGAACCTGCCGCCAGCGAGGCGAAGGCCGCGCCGGCCGACAAGCCCGCCAAGGCCAGGGCCACGCGTCCGGCGCGGGGCAAGGCAGCCAAGGCTGCCGCCGAAGTGACCGATGCCGGGGCTCCTGACGCCGCATCCGTCGACGCTTCCGTCGACGCGGTCTCCGACGGGACCGATGAAGCCAAGCCCGCGCGCGGTGCACGCCGCGGCCGGGGCAAGGCCGAAGCCGCCACCCCCGAAAAGGGCAAGGCCGCTCCCGCTGGCAAGGCCCGGGCCAAGGCCCCCGAGAAAGACGACGACGATGACGACGACATGCCCTTGCTGCTGGAAGACTACCTGAGCGAAGATGACGACCGCCTGGACGACGCACGCGGCTCCTCGCTGACGGTTGGCAGCGTGTTCGGCCAGCGGCTGCCCACCGGGGCCAAGGCCCAGCCCGCCCAGCCCTCCCAGTCCTCCCGAATTGGGGGCAAGGCCGCCGCGAAGCCCAAGGCAGCCCCCAAGGCAGCCTCGGCACCGATACAGCCCGTGCTGAAAGAGGCCCTGGAAGCTGACGACGAGTTCGACGATGCATTCGACGACCAGCCCGGCGGACACGACCCCAATGACGCCGCCACCGGCAACGCGGCCACGCCCGCCAAGCGCCGCCGGCGCCGCCGCCGCAAAAAGCCTGCGGGTGCGGCCACCGAAGGTACGGGCGACACGAACGGAGCGGATGCCGGTGCGGCACGCCACGCGGAGGCCGACGCCGAATGA
- a CDS encoding alpha/beta hydrolase family protein codes for MDNRATFVLVHGAFQGDWVWAETAAALRDMGHAVHVPALTGCGHLHHGLRQGVTLYDHVADVLDYLRLHDLRNAVLVAHSLSGMTCGAVLARAAGTAQAPRRAVYVDAIMPERGRSFVDTAGPGLRKMLDDHLTDGWRVRPWPLPAFGVPEAKAAWFAERLRDFPAAVFETVFEDDFAPDPAMMSFIACRATPAPFIRAMADKARALGWPVDELDSGHMPMVNCPAELAALLDAHARLG; via the coding sequence ATGGACAACCGGGCGACGTTCGTGCTGGTACACGGCGCGTTTCAGGGCGATTGGGTCTGGGCGGAAACGGCGGCGGCGCTGCGGGACATGGGGCATGCGGTGCATGTGCCCGCGCTGACCGGGTGCGGCCATTTGCACCACGGCCTGCGGCAAGGCGTGACCCTGTACGACCACGTTGCCGACGTGCTGGACTACCTGCGCCTGCACGACCTGCGGAACGCGGTGCTGGTGGCGCACAGCCTGTCCGGCATGACTTGCGGAGCGGTGCTGGCCCGTGCGGCAGGCACGGCCCAGGCCCCGCGCCGGGCAGTCTACGTGGATGCCATCATGCCCGAGCGGGGCCGCAGCTTCGTGGATACCGCCGGGCCGGGCCTGCGCAAGATGCTGGACGACCACCTGACCGACGGCTGGCGGGTGCGCCCCTGGCCGCTGCCCGCCTTCGGCGTGCCCGAGGCAAAGGCAGCGTGGTTCGCGGAACGGCTGCGCGACTTTCCCGCCGCCGTGTTCGAGACGGTGTTCGAGGACGACTTTGCGCCCGACCCGGCCATGATGTCCTTCATCGCCTGCCGGGCCACCCCGGCCCCGTTCATCCGCGCCATGGCCGACAAGGCGCGGGCGCTGGGCTGGCCGGTGGACGAACTGGATTCCGGCCACATGCCCATGGTGAACTGCCCGGCGGAACTGGCCGCCCTGCTGGACGCCCACGCCCGGCTGGGCTGA
- a CDS encoding outer membrane protein transport protein: MHIGGTVFRVLLAALLCVAAWSPFAEAAGFAMYEFSARGNALGGAMTARRADPSSIAFNPALVTQLEGTQTLAGVTVVAPQVTADVNGSSTDTESNMWTIPHAYATTQINDNLFLGVGTFSRFGLGTEFPSNWAGRAELQSVNIQSMSVNPVLGVRNGDFAFGFGVEAMWFEYDQKQATPVGATDIDGRVKGDSTGFGLNGGAWWKATDSVALGASFRTPIKQNLEGRATFDKNGASVPASWFRDTDAEGSVTLPGEVRVGVAWEPDDRWSVAMDVTRTFWSSYDELRISYGDPLAPGVTESVKTTEWRDVWRLGLGVEYRLTDMVDLRAGYVYDCEPVNPDHLDFLVPANDRQLYSLGVGLHDGPWRVDVSYTYLWIKGRDGEVRSDDGTVYDVRFHDGDAHLVGLSAGWEF; the protein is encoded by the coding sequence ATGCATATCGGAGGCACTGTGTTCCGTGTTCTTCTGGCCGCGCTGCTCTGCGTCGCGGCATGGTCCCCTTTTGCCGAAGCCGCAGGCTTCGCCATGTATGAATTCAGTGCGCGGGGCAACGCGCTGGGCGGTGCCATGACGGCCCGCCGGGCCGACCCCTCGTCCATCGCCTTCAACCCCGCCCTGGTCACCCAACTGGAGGGCACGCAAACCCTGGCCGGGGTCACCGTGGTGGCGCCGCAGGTAACCGCAGACGTCAACGGAAGCTCCACGGATACCGAATCCAACATGTGGACCATTCCGCACGCCTACGCCACCACCCAGATCAACGACAACCTGTTCCTGGGCGTGGGCACCTTCTCGCGCTTCGGCCTGGGGACGGAATTCCCCTCCAACTGGGCGGGGCGCGCAGAACTGCAGTCGGTGAACATCCAGTCCATGTCGGTGAACCCGGTGCTGGGCGTGCGCAACGGCGATTTCGCGTTCGGCTTCGGCGTCGAGGCCATGTGGTTCGAGTATGACCAGAAGCAGGCGACCCCCGTGGGCGCCACCGACATCGACGGGCGGGTCAAGGGCGATTCCACGGGCTTCGGCCTGAACGGTGGCGCCTGGTGGAAGGCCACCGACAGCGTGGCCCTGGGCGCCAGCTTTCGCACGCCCATCAAGCAGAACCTGGAAGGCCGGGCCACCTTCGACAAGAACGGTGCGTCGGTTCCGGCTTCCTGGTTCCGGGACACCGATGCCGAAGGCTCCGTGACCCTGCCCGGCGAAGTGCGCGTGGGCGTGGCGTGGGAGCCGGACGACCGCTGGAGCGTGGCCATGGACGTGACCCGCACCTTCTGGAGCAGTTACGACGAATTGCGCATCAGCTACGGCGATCCGCTGGCCCCCGGCGTGACCGAAAGCGTGAAGACCACCGAATGGCGCGACGTGTGGCGGCTGGGCCTTGGCGTGGAATACCGCCTGACCGACATGGTGGACCTGCGCGCGGGCTACGTCTATGACTGCGAACCCGTGAACCCCGACCATCTCGACTTCCTGGTGCCCGCCAACGATCGCCAACTGTACAGCCTGGGCGTGGGCCTGCACGACGGGCCGTGGCGGGTGGACGTTTCGTACACCTACCTGTGGATCAAGGGCCGCGACGGCGAGGTCCGCAGCGATGACGGCACCGTCTACGACGTGCGCTTCCATGACGGGGATGCGCATCTTGTTGGCCTTTCTGCTGGCTGGGAATTCTAG
- a CDS encoding methyl-accepting chemotaxis protein, which translates to MFRDLSLKWKILIVALAGPVVVAAIMAWQRVDDIRTGAEEAILQKSRAVVLMAEATRNEMGRKLEIGLMRPLDELPKDKIMDAVPVVTAMRMAAQNAAQVGYEFRAPKVQPRNPANTPTPLELSAMQEMERGNLAEKVIRTPDKIYYFRPIKLTSDCLFCHGDPAGTPDVVGGTKEGWRAGETHGAFVVISSLEKAHEQVMQARIAVAGWTVLVLALLFAVIWVILNRGIIGPLLRIRQFAGQVAGGALDARAEGEYAAELGEVKGAIETMVGNLKQKMHEADQRRADADAHASRAEKALAEAREQEARVNDLLQRMTSVAGEASTIAQQVSLAAEALSAQVEQVSAGAEQQSARAGETATAMEEMNATVLEVARSSGSSAQSADEARSKAQEGERVVSGAVQAISQVHEQAQALQGEMTTLGKQAEDIGRIMDVISDIADQTNLLALNAAIEAARAGDAGRGFAVVADEVRKLAEKTMNATKEVGQAIQSIQAGARNNIRGMETAAAAVTEATRMARESGQALQSIVSLSEENSDQVRSIATAAEQQSATSEEINRAVDDISRIASETAEGMNQAAGAVLKLAGLAKALEKQIDQLTNGSSR; encoded by the coding sequence ATGTTTCGCGATCTCAGCCTGAAATGGAAAATTCTCATCGTGGCGCTTGCCGGGCCGGTCGTCGTGGCCGCCATCATGGCCTGGCAGCGCGTGGACGACATTCGTACCGGGGCTGAAGAGGCGATCCTCCAGAAAAGCCGGGCCGTGGTGCTCATGGCCGAGGCCACCCGCAACGAGATGGGCCGCAAGCTCGAAATCGGGCTGATGCGCCCGCTGGACGAGCTGCCCAAGGACAAGATCATGGACGCGGTGCCCGTGGTCACCGCCATGCGCATGGCCGCCCAGAACGCCGCGCAGGTGGGCTACGAATTCCGTGCGCCCAAGGTGCAGCCGCGCAACCCCGCCAACACGCCCACTCCGCTGGAGCTTTCGGCCATGCAGGAGATGGAGCGCGGCAACCTGGCGGAAAAGGTCATCCGCACGCCGGACAAGATCTACTATTTCCGCCCCATCAAGCTGACCAGCGACTGCCTGTTCTGCCACGGCGACCCGGCCGGAACCCCGGACGTGGTAGGCGGCACCAAGGAAGGCTGGAGGGCGGGCGAGACCCACGGCGCCTTCGTGGTCATCAGTTCGCTGGAAAAGGCGCACGAGCAGGTCATGCAGGCGCGCATTGCCGTGGCCGGGTGGACCGTGCTGGTGCTGGCGCTGCTGTTCGCGGTGATCTGGGTGATCCTGAACCGGGGCATCATCGGGCCGCTGCTGCGCATTCGCCAGTTTGCCGGGCAGGTGGCCGGTGGGGCGCTGGATGCCCGCGCCGAGGGCGAGTACGCCGCCGAACTGGGCGAGGTGAAGGGCGCCATAGAAACCATGGTGGGCAACCTGAAGCAGAAGATGCACGAGGCTGACCAGCGCCGGGCCGACGCCGACGCCCACGCCTCCCGCGCGGAAAAGGCCCTGGCCGAGGCCCGCGAGCAGGAAGCCAGGGTCAACGACCTGCTGCAACGCATGACCTCGGTGGCCGGAGAGGCCTCTACCATTGCCCAGCAGGTGTCGCTGGCGGCGGAAGCCCTGTCCGCCCAGGTGGAACAGGTTTCCGCCGGGGCCGAGCAGCAGTCTGCCCGCGCGGGCGAGACGGCCACGGCCATGGAAGAAATGAACGCCACCGTGCTTGAGGTGGCGCGCAGTTCCGGCAGTTCCGCCCAGAGTGCCGACGAGGCCAGGTCCAAGGCCCAGGAGGGCGAGCGGGTGGTCAGCGGCGCGGTGCAGGCCATCAGCCAGGTGCACGAGCAGGCCCAGGCCCTGCAAGGCGAAATGACCACCCTTGGCAAGCAGGCCGAGGACATTGGCCGGATCATGGACGTGATTTCCGACATCGCCGACCAGACCAACCTGCTGGCGCTGAACGCGGCCATCGAGGCGGCGCGGGCCGGTGACGCCGGGCGCGGTTTTGCCGTGGTGGCCGACGAGGTGCGCAAGCTGGCCGAAAAGACCATGAACGCCACCAAGGAAGTGGGCCAGGCCATCCAGTCCATCCAGGCCGGGGCGCGCAACAACATCAGGGGCATGGAGACGGCGGCAGCCGCCGTGACCGAGGCCACCCGCATGGCCCGCGAATCGGGGCAGGCATTGCAGAGCATCGTGTCCCTTTCGGAAGAAAACTCCGATCAGGTGCGCTCCATCGCCACCGCCGCCGAGCAGCAGTCCGCCACCAGCGAGGAGATCAACCGCGCGGTGGATGACATCAGCCGCATCGCCTCGGAAACGGCCGAAGGCATGAATCAGGCTGCCGGGGCCGTGCTGAAGCTGGCCGGGCTGGCCAAGGCCCTGGAGAAGCAGATCGATCAGCTGACCAACGGCTCGTCCAGGTAA
- a CDS encoding cobyrinate a,c-diamide synthase — MPPPTVIVAGTHSGCGKTTVTLALMAALTRRGLRVQPLKAGPDYIDPGLHAAVTGHPGWNLDGWMCGPQGVRRSFVRAIRAGWCRAASETHGTGRTGGTGRTGRTGGTGRTAKTRLADAPNGPPDIAVVEGVMGLYDGASAQGGQGSTAEVAALLDAPVLLVADVRGMSRSVAALVAGYTRFDPALRFAGVVCNRVGGPGHRELLRGALAAHCPDVPLLGLLTRDAALGLPARHLGLAQAHEHDWAELSTRLADWFEAGLAEAGQSLDGLLARCAAMAPPQCPDTPPNDGGAPEQLVTPPFPAATPLIESPARRVRIGIARDAAFSFLYPENLFLLEMAGAEPVFFSPLDDAALPPGIGGLLLPGGYPELHAARLAANAPMLAAVRALAARGRPVHGECGGFMYLMRSITDAHGTRHAMTGCLPADCRMDARLRALGYREAETLHASPFGPAGTMLRGHEFHYSHLEPTAADGAPADQSARSALSRQSRESCQSGQTTQSCQYGPPPPTAPTWTLRDRNGAPLGPEGLRAGSVSGSYVHLHFGSNPDAARAFVAACAAPGDIACP, encoded by the coding sequence ATGCCTCCGCCCACGGTGATCGTCGCGGGCACCCACAGCGGCTGCGGCAAGACCACGGTCACGCTGGCCCTGATGGCCGCGCTGACCCGGCGCGGCCTGCGCGTGCAGCCCCTGAAGGCCGGGCCGGACTACATCGACCCCGGCCTGCATGCCGCTGTTACCGGCCATCCCGGCTGGAACCTGGACGGCTGGATGTGCGGCCCGCAAGGGGTGCGCCGTTCGTTCGTTCGGGCCATCCGGGCCGGCTGGTGCCGTGCGGCCAGTGAAACCCACGGGACTGGCAGGACAGGCGGGACTGGCAGGACTGGCAGGACAGGCGGGACTGGCAGGACCGCGAAAACCCGGCTGGCAGATGCGCCGAATGGCCCGCCGGACATCGCCGTCGTCGAAGGCGTCATGGGCCTGTACGACGGCGCATCTGCCCAAGGAGGGCAGGGCTCCACGGCGGAAGTGGCCGCCCTGCTGGACGCCCCCGTGCTGCTGGTGGCCGACGTGCGCGGCATGTCGCGCTCGGTGGCGGCGCTGGTGGCGGGCTACACCCGGTTCGACCCGGCCCTGCGCTTTGCCGGGGTGGTCTGCAACCGGGTGGGCGGTCCCGGCCATCGCGAGCTGCTGCGCGGGGCGCTGGCCGCCCACTGCCCGGACGTCCCCCTGCTGGGCCTGCTGACCCGCGACGCGGCCCTTGGCCTGCCCGCGCGCCATCTGGGCCTGGCGCAGGCACACGAGCATGATTGGGCAGAGCTTTCCACCCGGCTGGCCGACTGGTTCGAGGCCGGGCTGGCCGAGGCAGGGCAAAGCCTGGACGGCCTGCTGGCCCGTTGCGCGGCCATGGCGCCCCCGCAGTGCCCGGACACGCCCCCCAACGACGGCGGTGCACCGGAACAACTGGTCACGCCCCCGTTCCCCGCCGCCACGCCCCTGATCGAAAGCCCGGCGCGCCGGGTGCGCATCGGCATCGCCCGCGACGCGGCGTTTTCGTTCCTGTACCCAGAAAACCTGTTCCTGCTGGAGATGGCCGGGGCCGAGCCGGTGTTCTTTTCCCCCCTGGATGACGCGGCGCTGCCGCCCGGCATCGGCGGGCTGCTGCTGCCCGGCGGCTATCCGGAACTGCACGCCGCGCGCCTGGCCGCCAACGCGCCCATGCTGGCCGCCGTGCGCGCCCTGGCCGCGCGGGGGCGCCCGGTGCATGGGGAGTGCGGCGGCTTCATGTACCTGATGCGTTCCATCACCGATGCACACGGCACCCGCCACGCCATGACCGGCTGCCTTCCCGCCGACTGCCGCATGGATGCACGGCTGCGCGCCCTGGGCTACCGCGAGGCGGAAACCCTGCACGCCTCCCCCTTCGGCCCGGCGGGCACGATGCTGCGCGGCCACGAATTCCATTATTCGCACCTGGAGCCCACGGCAGCGGATGGCGCACCCGCCGACCAATCCGCCCGGTCTGCCCTGTCTCGCCAATCCCGCGAATCCTGCCAATCGGGCCAAACCACCCAATCCTGCCAATACGGCCCACCGCCCCCAACGGCACCGACATGGACCCTGCGCGACCGCAACGGTGCCCCCCTGGGGCCGGAAGGACTGCGCGCGGGTTCGGTGTCCGGTTCGTACGTGCACCTGCATTTCGGCTCCAACCCCGATGCGGCACGCGCCTTCGTGGCCGCCTGCGCCGCCCCCGGAGACATCGCATGCCCCTGA
- a CDS encoding MucR family transcriptional regulator, protein MSESYLKEALDIVKAQASVRTMTEEEITTMVRRLAEGIRTLSEGGALPESGEGAAMDPKKAIKEKSITCCECGKSFKILTKKHLGTHGLTPETYREKCGYKKGTPLVCKSLQRERRKKMRDMKLWERRGA, encoded by the coding sequence ATGTCGGAGAGTTATCTGAAGGAGGCTCTGGACATCGTGAAGGCGCAGGCCAGTGTCCGGACCATGACCGAAGAAGAGATCACCACCATGGTTCGGCGCCTTGCGGAGGGCATCCGGACCCTGAGCGAAGGTGGTGCGCTGCCCGAAAGCGGCGAGGGCGCTGCGATGGATCCCAAGAAGGCCATCAAGGAAAAGTCCATCACCTGCTGCGAGTGTGGCAAGTCGTTCAAGATCCTGACCAAGAAGCACCTGGGCACTCATGGCCTCACGCCCGAGACGTACCGCGAGAAGTGCGGCTACAAGAAGGGCACCCCCTTGGTCTGCAAGTCGTTGCAGCGTGAACGTCGCAAGAAGATGCGCGACATGAAGCTGTGGGAGCGTCGCGGGGCATAG
- a CDS encoding precorrin-8X methylmutase produces MPLTPDPRHPEGATGTPSAPASSGTRTPGSVDADPRLQPAFTPDAIEARSFAIIDEEAGEPKPFTGRAWEVARRLVHTCADFDILPHLHLPDAAIKAGVAALARGCAIYTDTEMARAGMPLRRLDPLGCAVACLHALPGTAERAQERGTTRARAAMELAGDRLGGAIVAVGNAPTALLALLDHLAAGGPPPALVVAMPVGFVNAAESKALFLERAAALTQYGPHGLPCLALRGRKGGSPLAAATVNALAEMALRDRG; encoded by the coding sequence ATGCCCCTGACCCCCGATCCCCGGCACCCCGAGGGAGCCACTGGCACCCCCAGCGCCCCCGCAAGCAGCGGAACGCGCACGCCCGGCTCCGTCGACGCGGACCCGCGCCTGCAACCCGCCTTCACCCCCGACGCCATCGAGGCCCGCTCCTTCGCCATCATCGACGAGGAAGCAGGCGAGCCGAAGCCCTTCACGGGCCGGGCCTGGGAAGTGGCGCGAAGGCTGGTGCACACCTGCGCCGATTTCGACATCCTGCCCCACCTGCACCTGCCGGACGCGGCCATAAAGGCCGGGGTGGCCGCCCTTGCCCGTGGCTGCGCCATCTATACCGACACGGAAATGGCCCGCGCGGGCATGCCCCTGCGCCGCCTTGATCCGCTGGGCTGCGCCGTGGCCTGCCTGCATGCCTTGCCCGGCACGGCGGAACGCGCGCAGGAACGCGGAACCACCCGCGCCCGCGCGGCCATGGAACTGGCGGGCGACCGGCTGGGCGGGGCCATCGTGGCCGTGGGCAACGCCCCCACCGCGCTGCTGGCCCTGCTGGACCACCTGGCGGCGGGCGGCCCGCCCCCGGCGCTGGTGGTGGCCATGCCGGTGGGCTTCGTCAACGCGGCGGAATCCAAGGCACTGTTTCTGGAGCGTGCCGCCGCGCTGACCCAGTACGGCCCGCACGGACTGCCCTGCCTTGCCCTGCGGGGACGCAAGGGCGGCTCGCCCCTGGCCGCCGCCACCGTCAACGCCCTGGCGGAAATGGCCCTGCGCGACCGGGGGTGA
- a CDS encoding ATP-binding cassette domain-containing protein has translation MMSATAPNTPATADTARPATGDAPVLRTLAVLAGHDKSGRAEHADVIFRPGEVTALLGPTGSGKSRFLYDIESLADADTPSGRRILLDDAVPDADRRFALQGRLVAQLTQNMNFVLDMRVLPFIRMHAESRAVPNPDATARAVLAAANDLAGEPFGDGAYLTQLSGGQSRALMIADAALLSWSPVLLIDEIENAGVDKRRALDLLLRSDKIVVIATHDPVLALSADRRLVFEHGAVRAVLRRTTEETRLLAHISAMEDQLSDIRARLRRGEPVA, from the coding sequence ATGATGTCCGCAACCGCCCCCAACACTCCCGCCACGGCAGACACCGCACGCCCCGCAACCGGTGACGCCCCGGTGCTGCGCACCCTTGCCGTGCTGGCCGGACACGACAAGTCGGGCCGCGCGGAACACGCGGACGTCATCTTCCGCCCCGGCGAGGTCACGGCCCTGCTCGGCCCCACCGGTTCCGGCAAAAGCCGCTTCCTGTACGACATCGAATCGCTGGCCGACGCGGACACCCCCTCCGGCAGGCGCATCCTGCTGGACGATGCCGTTCCCGACGCCGACCGCCGCTTTGCCCTGCAGGGGCGGCTGGTGGCCCAGCTGACCCAGAACATGAACTTCGTGCTGGACATGCGCGTGCTGCCGTTCATCCGCATGCACGCCGAAAGCCGCGCCGTGCCCAACCCCGACGCCACGGCGCGCGCGGTGCTGGCTGCGGCCAACGACCTTGCGGGCGAGCCGTTCGGGGATGGCGCCTACCTCACCCAGCTTTCGGGCGGACAGTCGCGCGCGCTGATGATCGCCGACGCGGCCCTGCTCAGCTGGTCGCCGGTGCTGCTGATAGACGAGATCGAAAACGCCGGAGTGGACAAGCGGCGGGCGCTGGATCTGTTGCTGCGCAGCGACAAGATCGTGGTCATCGCCACGCACGACCCGGTGCTGGCCCTGTCCGCCGACCGGCGCCTGGTGTTCGAGCACGGGGCCGTGCGCGCGGTGCTGCGCCGCACCACGGAAGAGACGCGCCTGCTGGCACACATTTCGGCCATGGAGGACCAGCTTTCCGACATCCGCGCCCGGCTGCGCCGGGGCGAGCCCGTGGCCTGA